From a region of the Constantimarinum furrinae genome:
- the rplX gene encoding 50S ribosomal protein L24: MGKLKIKSGDTVVVTAGEHKGSEGKVMKVLLEKNKAIVEGVNTVKKHEKPSAANPQGGITEKEAPIHISNLSLVDPKSGEATRVGYRMEDGKKVRFSKKSNQVL, translated from the coding sequence ATGGGAAAGCTTAAAATAAAATCGGGAGATACCGTAGTCGTTACAGCCGGAGAACATAAAGGTTCTGAAGGTAAAGTGATGAAGGTGCTTCTTGAGAAAAACAAAGCAATAGTAGAAGGAGTGAATACGGTAAAGAAACACGAGAAGCCAAGTGCGGCTAATCCTCAGGGTGGAATTACTGAAAAAGAAGCTCCAATTCATATTTCTAACCTGTCGTTGGTTGATCCTAAATCGGGGGAAGCTACACGTGTAGGATATAGAATGGAAGATGGTAAAAAAGTACGATTTTCTAAAAAATCGAATCAAGTATTATAG
- the rplE gene encoding 50S ribosomal protein L5 → MGYTPRLKEEYKSKVINALTDEFGYKNVMQVPKLERIVVSRGVGAAVADKKLIDYSVEELTNITGQKAIATISKKDVATFKLRKGMPIGTKVTLRGERMYEFLDRLVTSALPRVRDFGGIKATGFDGRGNYSLGITEQIIFPEIDIDKVKKIEGMNITFVTTAETDKEAKALLTELGLPFKKN, encoded by the coding sequence ATGGGATATACACCAAGACTTAAGGAAGAGTACAAGAGCAAAGTAATTAATGCTCTTACAGACGAGTTCGGCTACAAAAATGTAATGCAGGTTCCAAAATTGGAACGCATTGTAGTTTCTCGTGGAGTTGGAGCAGCTGTGGCCGATAAGAAATTGATCGACTATTCGGTTGAGGAGCTAACCAATATCACTGGACAAAAGGCAATCGCGACTATCTCCAAAAAGGATGTCGCAACCTTTAAATTAAGAAAGGGAATGCCAATCGGGACCAAAGTTACTTTACGTGGAGAGCGTATGTATGAGTTTTTAGACAGACTTGTTACATCTGCGTTGCCAAGGGTACGTGATTTTGGAGGAATAAAAGCTACTGGATTTGACGGTAGAGGTAATTACTCTTTGGGTATTACTGAGCAGATTATTTTTCCTGAAATAGATATCGATAAGGTCAAGAAAATAGAAGGAATGAACATTACGTTCGTAACTACTGCCGAAACCGATAAAGAAGCGAAAGCATTATTAACAGAACTGGGATTACCTTTTAAAAAGAACTAA
- the rpsN gene encoding 30S ribosomal protein S14 — translation MAKESMKAREVKRQKLVDKYAEKRKALKEAGDWEALQKLPKNSSPVRLHNRCKLTGRPKGYMRTFGISRVMFREMANQGLIPGVRKASW, via the coding sequence ATGGCTAAAGAATCAATGAAAGCCCGCGAGGTTAAGAGACAAAAATTGGTAGACAAGTATGCCGAAAAGCGCAAGGCTCTAAAAGAAGCCGGCGACTGGGAAGCGCTACAGAAATTACCAAAAAATTCTTCTCCCGTTCGTTTACACAATCGTTGTAAACTAACTGGAAGACCTAAAGGGTATATGAGAACTTTTGGGATTTCACGTGTAATGTTCCGTGAAATGGCCAATCAAGGATTGATCCCGGGTGTTAGAAAAGCAAGCTGGTAA
- the rpsH gene encoding 30S ribosomal protein S8 → MNTDPISDFLTRVRNAVKAGHRVVEIPASNLKKEITKILFDQGFILSYKFEDDKGPQGTIKIALKYDKLTKDPVIKKIQRISKPGLRKYAGANELPRVLNGLGVAIVSTSHGVMTGKQAKANNVGGEVLCYVY, encoded by the coding sequence ATGAATACAGATCCAATATCGGATTTTCTAACCAGAGTTAGAAATGCAGTGAAGGCAGGACACCGTGTCGTAGAGATACCGGCTTCCAATCTTAAAAAAGAAATTACAAAGATCTTGTTTGATCAGGGTTTTATTTTGAGTTATAAGTTTGAAGATGATAAGGGACCGCAAGGGACCATTAAGATCGCTTTAAAGTATGACAAGCTTACAAAAGACCCGGTAATTAAGAAGATTCAAAGAATAAGTAAACCAGGTTTACGTAAATATGCAGGTGCTAATGAGCTACCACGTGTTTTAAACGGTCTAGGTGTTGCTATCGTTTCCACTTCTCACGGAGTGATGACAGGAAAGCAGGCCAAAGCCAACAACGTGGGTGGTGAAGTATTGTGTTACGTATACTAA
- the rplF gene encoding 50S ribosomal protein L6, with the protein MSRIGKNPVAIPEGVTVDVKDNVITVKGKLGELTQEFSDVAIKVEDGNVFVERPSDAKDHKAKHGLYRSLVLNMIEGVSAGWTKELELVGVGYRASNQGQKLDIAVGFSHNIVMDIAPEVKVETISEKGKNPIVKLTSFDKQLVGQVAAKIRAFRKPEPYKGKGIKFVGEQIRRKAGKSA; encoded by the coding sequence ATGTCAAGAATAGGTAAAAACCCGGTAGCAATTCCAGAAGGAGTTACAGTTGATGTTAAAGACAACGTAATTACCGTTAAGGGGAAATTAGGAGAACTTACACAGGAGTTTTCAGATGTTGCCATTAAAGTAGAAGACGGCAACGTCTTTGTAGAACGTCCTTCAGATGCAAAGGATCACAAAGCGAAACACGGTTTATACAGATCATTGGTTTTAAATATGATCGAAGGTGTTTCAGCTGGTTGGACAAAAGAACTCGAATTGGTTGGAGTAGGATATCGTGCTTCCAATCAGGGACAGAAATTGGATATAGCTGTTGGATTCTCACATAATATCGTTATGGACATTGCTCCTGAAGTAAAAGTGGAGACCATTTCAGAAAAAGGAAAGAATCCTATAGTAAAATTAACTTCTTTCGACAAACAATTGGTGGGACAGGTTGCGGCAAAAATTCGTGCCTTCCGTAAGCCGGAACCTTACAAAGGAAAAGGGATCAAGTTTGTAGGAGAACAAATTAGAAGAAAAGCAGGTAAATCTGCATAA
- the rplR gene encoding 50S ribosomal protein L18, with the protein MALSKEDRRQRLRFRIRKTVSGTEQRPRLAVFRSNKEIYAQLIDDVNGKTITAASSRDKDIDASKVNKTEAAKLVGKAIAEKAQKAGVESVSFDRGGYLYHGRVKSLAEGAREGGLKF; encoded by the coding sequence ATGGCATTATCAAAAGAAGATAGAAGACAACGTTTGCGTTTCAGAATACGCAAAACGGTTTCCGGAACTGAGCAGCGACCACGTTTGGCAGTTTTCAGAAGCAATAAAGAGATTTATGCGCAACTTATTGACGATGTAAATGGAAAGACCATTACTGCTGCATCTTCAAGAGACAAAGACATTGACGCTTCTAAAGTAAATAAGACTGAAGCAGCAAAATTAGTAGGAAAAGCGATCGCGGAAAAGGCGCAAAAAGCAGGAGTAGAATCTGTTTCTTTCGACCGAGGCGGTTACCTATATCACGGAAGAGTAAAATCATTAGCTGAAGGAGCTCGCGAAGGCGGCCTTAAATTCTAA
- the rpsE gene encoding 30S ribosomal protein S5 — protein MYQDYKNIELVKPGGLELKDRLVGVQRVTKVTKGGRAFGFSAIVVVGDENGVVGQGLGKSKDVASAIAKAIEDAKKNLVRIPLNKATLPHEQKGKYGGARVTLLPAAAGTGVIAGGAVRAVLEAVGVHDVLSKSQGSSNPHNVVKATFDALLQLRSAQTVAKQRGISLEKLYKG, from the coding sequence ATGTATCAAGATTATAAAAACATAGAATTAGTAAAACCGGGAGGTCTTGAATTAAAAGACCGTCTAGTAGGTGTACAACGTGTTACTAAGGTAACAAAAGGGGGTAGAGCCTTCGGATTTTCAGCTATTGTAGTTGTTGGTGACGAAAACGGTGTTGTTGGACAAGGACTTGGAAAGTCTAAAGATGTAGCCAGTGCGATTGCAAAGGCTATTGAAGATGCCAAGAAGAATTTGGTTCGTATTCCTTTGAATAAAGCAACACTTCCTCATGAACAAAAAGGAAAATACGGTGGAGCCCGTGTTACATTGTTACCTGCTGCTGCGGGTACAGGAGTAATTGCCGGGGGTGCTGTTCGTGCGGTCCTGGAAGCAGTTGGAGTTCACGATGTATTGTCGAAGTCACAAGGCTCTTCTAATCCGCATAATGTGGTAAAAGCAACATTTGATGCATTATTGCAATTGAGAAGTGCACAAACGGTAGCTAAGCAACGCGGTATCTCTTTAGAGAAATTGTACAAAGGATAA
- the rpmD gene encoding 50S ribosomal protein L30 produces MAKIKVTKVKSEINRTQNQKRTLEALGLSKIGQSKVHDDTPNILGMVNKVKHLVSVETV; encoded by the coding sequence ATGGCAAAAATTAAAGTAACAAAGGTAAAGAGTGAGATCAACCGAACTCAGAACCAGAAAAGAACATTAGAAGCATTAGGTCTTAGTAAGATCGGGCAATCTAAAGTTCACGATGACACGCCAAATATTCTTGGTATGGTAAATAAAGTTAAACATTTGGTTTCTGTTGAAACCGTTTAA
- the rplO gene encoding 50S ribosomal protein L15, translated as MDLSNLKPAEGSVSNKGKRLGRGQGSGKAGTSGRGHKGAKSRSGYSKKIGFEGGQMPLQRRVPKFGFTNINRKEYQGVNLDTLQQLVDDKKIKGDVDFDTLVGLGLAGKNDMVKILGRGELKAKLKVSAHKFTATAQKAIEAAGGEVITL; from the coding sequence ATGGATTTAAGTAACTTAAAACCTGCAGAAGGTTCGGTTAGTAATAAAGGAAAGCGCTTAGGTCGTGGTCAGGGTTCGGGTAAAGCCGGAACATCGGGTCGTGGACATAAGGGAGCAAAGTCTCGTTCCGGTTATTCGAAGAAAATTGGATTTGAAGGTGGACAAATGCCATTACAGCGTCGTGTTCCTAAATTTGGTTTTACGAATATTAACCGTAAGGAATATCAAGGAGTAAATCTTGATACGCTTCAGCAATTAGTTGACGATAAGAAAATTAAGGGAGATGTAGATTTCGATACCTTGGTTGGATTAGGTTTGGCCGGAAAAAATGATATGGTGAAGATCTTGGGAAGAGGAGAACTTAAGGCAAAATTAAAAGTATCGGCTCACAAGTTTACTGCCACGGCGCAAAAAGCAATTGAGGCTGCCGGTGGTGAAGTAATAACATTGTAA
- the secY gene encoding preprotein translocase subunit SecY — protein sequence MKFIETIKNVFKIEELRSRIMVTLGLLLVYRFGAQVTLPGIDASKLAEFSGNFDAGGIGGLLNAFTGGAFSNASVFALGIMPYISASIVVQLMQIAVPYLQKLQKEGESGRKKINQITRWLTIGICLVQAPSYLAGLPAMGVPADAFILGQTPMFYISSVIILVTGCIFAMWLGEKITDKGIGNGISILIMVGIIATLPLSFVQEYAARVFESNGGLILILIELVIWFVIILASVMLVMAVRKIPVQYARRTASGGYEKNIFGARQFIPLKLNASGVMPIIFAQAIMFVPATVASLSDSEFAQTIQANFSDIFGLWYNLVFAGLIIIFTYFYTAITVPTNKMADDLKRSGGFIPGIKPGTDTAEFLDRIMSQITLPGSIFLALIAVFPAFVVKLMDMQQGWALFYGGTSLLIMVGVAIDTMQQINSYLLNRHYDGLMKSGKNRKAVA from the coding sequence ATGAAATTTATTGAAACCATAAAGAACGTTTTTAAAATTGAAGAGCTTCGTAGCCGTATCATGGTTACCTTGGGATTGTTATTGGTTTACCGTTTTGGTGCACAGGTAACATTACCGGGGATTGATGCTTCTAAGCTTGCAGAATTCTCCGGAAATTTTGATGCCGGAGGAATTGGTGGATTGTTGAATGCCTTTACAGGAGGTGCATTTTCGAATGCCTCTGTATTCGCATTAGGTATTATGCCGTACATCTCAGCGTCGATTGTGGTTCAATTAATGCAAATTGCAGTTCCATACCTTCAGAAATTACAGAAAGAAGGAGAAAGTGGAAGAAAGAAGATCAATCAGATCACGCGTTGGTTAACTATTGGTATCTGTTTGGTGCAGGCACCTAGTTACCTTGCCGGATTACCTGCAATGGGAGTTCCAGCCGATGCATTTATTCTTGGGCAAACGCCTATGTTCTATATCTCATCCGTGATCATTCTGGTAACAGGCTGTATCTTCGCGATGTGGTTAGGTGAAAAGATCACAGATAAAGGTATTGGTAACGGTATTTCCATCTTAATTATGGTTGGTATTATTGCTACACTGCCCTTGTCTTTTGTACAGGAATATGCAGCAAGAGTATTTGAATCTAATGGCGGACTTATTCTAATCTTAATTGAATTGGTTATCTGGTTTGTGATCATCTTGGCATCGGTGATGCTGGTCATGGCGGTAAGGAAGATACCGGTGCAGTACGCCCGCAGAACAGCGAGTGGTGGTTATGAGAAGAATATTTTTGGCGCAAGACAATTCATTCCTTTAAAGCTGAACGCTTCAGGGGTAATGCCAATTATCTTTGCACAGGCTATTATGTTCGTACCTGCTACCGTAGCGAGTTTGTCGGATAGTGAATTTGCGCAAACCATACAGGCAAATTTCAGTGATATATTCGGATTGTGGTACAACCTAGTATTTGCAGGTTTGATCATTATATTCACGTATTTCTATACGGCTATCACAGTACCTACCAATAAAATGGCAGACGACCTAAAACGAAGCGGTGGTTTTATTCCCGGTATAAAGCCAGGAACAGACACAGCTGAGTTTTTAGATAGAATTATGTCTCAGATCACCTTGCCGGGGTCTATATTCTTAGCGCTTATCGCAGTATTTCCTGCCTTTGTGGTTAAGCTTATGGATATGCAGCAAGGTTGGGCATTATTTTACGGTGGAACCTCACTACTAATTATGGTTGGGGTTGCTATCGATACCATGCAACAAATTAATTCGTATCTGTTAAACCGTCATTACGATGGTTTGATGAAGAGCGGTAAAAATAGAAAGGCAGTAGCATAA
- the infA gene encoding translation initiation factor IF-1, with protein MAKQPAIEQDGTIVEALSNAMFRVELENGHIVTAHISGKMRMHYIKLLPGDKVKLEMSPYDLTKARITYRY; from the coding sequence ATGGCAAAACAACCAGCAATAGAACAGGATGGAACGATAGTAGAGGCATTATCTAATGCTATGTTTCGTGTTGAATTGGAAAACGGTCATATTGTTACAGCACATATTTCCGGGAAAATGCGAATGCATTACATTAAGTTGTTGCCCGGGGATAAAGTGAAATTAGAAATGAGTCCTTACGATTTAACTAAGGCTCGCATTACATACAGATACTAA
- the ykgO gene encoding type B 50S ribosomal protein L36, producing MKVRASVKKRSADCKIVRRKGRLYVINKKNPRFKQRQG from the coding sequence ATGAAAGTTAGAGCATCAGTTAAGAAAAGAAGTGCCGACTGCAAGATTGTTCGCAGAAAAGGCAGATTATATGTTATTAACAAAAAGAACCCAAGGTTCAAACAAAGACAAGGATAA
- the rpsM gene encoding 30S ribosomal protein S13 encodes MARIAGVDIPKQKRGVIALTYIFGIGKSRAKDILEKAGVSEDKKVNEWNDDEIGAIRDAVGSFKIEGELRSEVQLSIKRLMDIGCYRGIRHRAGLPLRGQRTKNNSRTRKGKRKTVANKKKATK; translated from the coding sequence ATGGCAAGAATCGCAGGTGTAGATATCCCGAAACAGAAAAGGGGTGTAATCGCGTTAACGTATATCTTCGGAATCGGTAAAAGCCGTGCGAAGGATATATTGGAAAAAGCCGGAGTTAGCGAAGACAAAAAAGTAAACGAGTGGAACGATGATGAAATTGGTGCCATTCGTGATGCAGTAGGGTCTTTCAAGATCGAAGGTGAATTACGTAGCGAAGTTCAATTAAGCATTAAGCGCTTAATGGATATTGGATGTTACAGAGGTATTCGTCACAGAGCTGGTCTTCCTTTAAGAGGACAACGCACTAAGAATAACTCCAGAACAAGAAAAGGAAAACGTAAAACAGTTGCTAACAAGAAGAAAGCAACTAAATAA
- the rpsK gene encoding 30S ribosomal protein S11 — MAKSTSKTKSTKKRKVTIESVGEAHIAASFNNIIISLTNKNGDVISWSSAGKMGFRGSKKNTPYAAQLAAEDCAKTAHEAGLRKVKVYVKGPGNGRESAIRSIHNSGIEVTEIIDVTPMPHNGCRPPKRRRV, encoded by the coding sequence ATGGCAAAGTCTACCTCAAAAACAAAGAGTACGAAAAAACGTAAGGTTACTATCGAGTCTGTGGGTGAAGCTCACATCGCAGCCTCTTTTAACAATATCATTATTTCGTTAACTAATAAGAACGGAGATGTTATTTCCTGGTCTTCTGCCGGTAAAATGGGCTTTAGAGGATCTAAGAAGAACACTCCTTATGCTGCTCAATTGGCAGCCGAAGATTGTGCAAAAACAGCACATGAAGCCGGACTTCGTAAAGTAAAAGTTTACGTAAAGGGACCCGGTAACGGAAGAGAATCTGCGATAAGATCGATTCACAATTCAGGAATTGAAGTAACCGAGATCATCGATGTTACTCCAATGCCTCATAACGGATGCAGACCTCCTAAAAGAAGAAGAGTTTAA
- the rpsD gene encoding 30S ribosomal protein S4 — protein MARYTGPKTKIARKFGEAIFGDDKSFEKRNYPPGQHGNNRRRGKKSEYAIQLAEKQKAKYTYGILERQFRNLFKKATAAPGITGEVLLQLCESRLDNVVYRMGIAPSRSAARQLVSHRHITVNGEKVNIPSYQLKAGDVVAVREKSKSLEAIEQSLSNASHVYEWITWNGEQKEGTFVSVPQRLQIPENINEQFIVELYSK, from the coding sequence ATGGCAAGATATACTGGTCCAAAAACTAAAATAGCCCGGAAGTTTGGTGAGGCTATCTTCGGAGATGACAAATCTTTCGAAAAGAGAAATTACCCTCCGGGACAACACGGTAACAACCGTCGTCGCGGTAAGAAATCTGAATATGCGATTCAGCTTGCTGAAAAGCAAAAGGCGAAATATACCTATGGTATCTTAGAGCGTCAGTTTAGAAATTTATTTAAGAAGGCTACAGCAGCTCCCGGAATCACCGGTGAAGTGTTGCTACAGCTTTGTGAGTCGCGATTGGACAATGTTGTGTATCGAATGGGGATTGCCCCAAGCCGAAGCGCAGCCAGACAATTAGTATCTCACCGTCACATTACAGTGAACGGAGAAAAAGTAAACATCCCGTCTTACCAGTTAAAAGCAGGTGATGTGGTTGCAGTAAGAGAAAAATCGAAGTCGTTAGAAGCTATTGAGCAGTCTCTTTCTAATGCAAGTCATGTTTACGAATGGATCACCTGGAACGGTGAACAGAAAGAAGGAACTTTTGTAAGTGTACCACAAAGACTTCAAATTCCTGAAAATATCAACGAGCAGTTTATCGTCGAATTATATTCAAAATAA
- a CDS encoding DNA-directed RNA polymerase subunit alpha, whose amino-acid sequence MAVFSFQKPDKVIMINSTDFEGKFEFRPLEPGYGLTVGNALRRVLLSSLEGFAITSVRIEGVDHEFSTIAGVVEDVTEIILNLKQVRFKRQIDEIDNETVTISVNGNEQLTAGDFQKFISGFQVLNPDLVICNMEAKVSLNFEITIEKGRGYVPAEENKKANAPLGTIFTDSIYTPIKNVKYSIENFRVEQKTDYEKLVFEIITDGSIHPKDALTEAAKTLIHHFMLFSDERITLEADEIAQTETYDEESLHMRQLLKTKLVDMDLSVRALNCLKAAEVDTLGDLVSYNKNDLMKFRNFGKKSLTELEELVNVKGLSFGMDLTKYKLDKD is encoded by the coding sequence ATGGCAGTATTTAGTTTTCAAAAGCCTGATAAAGTTATCATGATCAATTCTACCGATTTCGAGGGGAAATTTGAATTTCGCCCTTTGGAACCAGGTTACGGATTGACTGTAGGTAACGCATTAAGACGAGTTTTACTTTCTTCTTTGGAAGGATTTGCAATCACTTCGGTACGTATCGAAGGTGTTGATCATGAATTTTCAACTATTGCAGGTGTTGTAGAAGACGTAACCGAGATCATCCTTAATTTAAAACAAGTTCGTTTTAAAAGACAGATCGATGAGATCGATAATGAGACCGTAACCATTTCAGTAAATGGAAATGAGCAATTAACCGCTGGAGACTTCCAGAAGTTTATCTCAGGATTCCAGGTACTTAACCCGGATCTGGTAATTTGTAATATGGAAGCTAAGGTGAGCCTTAATTTCGAAATTACCATTGAAAAGGGAAGAGGTTATGTTCCTGCTGAAGAAAATAAAAAAGCAAACGCACCTCTGGGTACAATCTTTACCGATTCTATCTACACACCAATCAAAAATGTAAAATACAGCATTGAGAATTTCCGTGTAGAGCAAAAAACCGATTACGAAAAACTGGTTTTTGAGATCATTACAGATGGATCAATTCACCCAAAGGATGCATTGACTGAAGCGGCTAAAACACTTATTCACCACTTTATGTTGTTTAGTGATGAGCGTATTACGCTTGAAGCCGATGAGATCGCTCAGACCGAAACTTACGATGAAGAGTCATTGCATATGCGTCAGTTGCTTAAAACCAAGTTAGTGGATATGGATCTTTCAGTTCGTGCACTTAACTGTTTAAAAGCTGCTGAAGTAGATACACTAGGTGACTTAGTATCGTATAACAAAAACGATTTGATGAAATTCAGAAACTTTGGTAAAAAATCATTGACCGAGCTTGAAGAGCTTGTAAATGTAAAAGGCCTTAGCTTCGGAATGGACCTTACAAAATATAAATTAGATAAAGACTAA
- the rplQ gene encoding 50S ribosomal protein L17, producing MRHGKKTNHLGRKTAHRKAMLANMACSLIEHKRINTTVAKAKALKNFVEPMITKSKEDTTHNRRIVMSRLRQKDAVTELFRDVAVKVGDRPGGYTRIIKLGNRLGDNADMAMIELVDYNELYNAGKSTKKKSTRRSRRGGGSSAAAATAPAAATKAKDAKKEEE from the coding sequence ATGAGACACGGAAAAAAAACCAATCACTTAGGAAGAAAAACAGCCCATAGAAAAGCAATGCTTGCCAATATGGCCTGCTCCCTAATTGAGCACAAGAGAATCAACACTACAGTTGCCAAAGCAAAAGCGCTTAAGAACTTTGTAGAGCCAATGATCACCAAGTCTAAGGAAGACACCACACACAACAGACGTATTGTGATGTCCAGACTGCGTCAAAAAGATGCCGTAACTGAATTGTTCAGAGATGTAGCGGTGAAAGTTGGAGATCGTCCGGGAGGATACACCCGAATTATTAAATTGGGTAACCGATTGGGAGATAATGCCGATATGGCCATGATAGAGCTTGTAGATTATAACGAGCTGTACAACGCCGGAAAATCGACCAAGAAAAAGTCTACACGTCGTAGTCGTCGCGGAGGTGGAAGTTCTGCCGCTGCAGCAACTGCACCTGCTGCTGCAACCAAGGCAAAAGATGCAAAGAAAGAAGAAGAATAA
- the carA gene encoding glutamine-hydrolyzing carbamoyl-phosphate synthase small subunit, with amino-acid sequence MKYKNRKKAIILLADGTIFYGKAVGGKEGSAFGEVCFNTGMTGYQEIFTDPSYYGQLMVTTNAHIGNYGTNREEIESEGIKISGLICRNFSYQYSRPAADDSLEAFLDRNNLLAISDVDTRALVNYIRDHGAMNAVISTEVDDIEALKKQLAEVPDMNGLELASKVSTKEPYFVGDENALYRISALDIGIKKNILRNLAKRDCYIKVFPYDATFAEMQEFNPDGYFISNGPGDPQPLTSAIEVTKQVIKADTPLFGICLGHQVLALANGISTYKMHHGHRGINHPIMNLLTGKGEITSQNHGFAINREEAEAHPDIEITHVHLNDYTAAGIRMKDKPVFSVQYHPEASPGPHDASYLFDQFIETIKTHKPQTV; translated from the coding sequence ATGAAGTACAAGAACAGAAAAAAAGCGATCATACTACTGGCAGATGGAACCATTTTCTACGGAAAAGCGGTAGGAGGTAAAGAAGGTTCTGCCTTCGGTGAAGTTTGCTTTAACACAGGAATGACGGGTTATCAAGAAATTTTTACCGATCCGTCGTATTACGGACAACTCATGGTGACTACCAATGCCCACATTGGAAACTACGGTACCAACAGAGAAGAAATAGAATCGGAAGGTATCAAGATCTCGGGCCTTATTTGCAGAAATTTTAGTTATCAGTATTCGCGTCCGGCGGCAGATGATTCTCTGGAAGCCTTTTTAGACAGAAATAATCTGCTTGCCATTAGTGATGTCGATACCCGTGCTCTTGTCAATTATATTCGCGATCATGGCGCAATGAACGCAGTGATCTCTACCGAGGTGGACGATATAGAAGCATTGAAAAAACAACTGGCAGAGGTTCCCGATATGAACGGACTCGAGTTGGCTTCAAAGGTTTCTACCAAAGAACCATATTTTGTGGGTGATGAAAATGCGCTGTACAGAATTTCAGCTTTAGATATTGGTATTAAGAAAAACATTCTTCGAAATTTAGCAAAACGGGATTGTTACATCAAGGTGTTCCCATATGATGCTACCTTCGCTGAAATGCAGGAATTTAATCCGGATGGCTACTTTATATCAAATGGTCCAGGTGACCCGCAACCGCTTACTTCAGCAATAGAGGTAACCAAACAAGTAATCAAAGCAGATACTCCCTTATTTGGAATTTGCCTAGGACATCAGGTTTTGGCACTGGCTAACGGAATTTCCACTTACAAAATGCACCACGGACATCGAGGGATCAATCATCCCATTATGAATTTGCTAACCGGAAAGGGGGAAATAACATCCCAAAACCACGGATTTGCAATAAACCGTGAAGAGGCAGAAGCTCATCCCGATATTGAAATTACACATGTGCATTTAAACGATTACACTGCAGCAGGTATCCGTATGAAGGATAAGCCGGTGTTTTCGGTGCAGTATCACCCTGAAGCTAGTCCAGGACCACATGATGCGTCCTATCTTTTTGATCAATTTATCGAAACCATAAAAACTCACAAACCTCAAACCGTATGA